The Athene noctua chromosome 3, bAthNoc1.hap1.1, whole genome shotgun sequence genome includes a region encoding these proteins:
- the NUP50 gene encoding nuclear pore complex protein Nup50 isoform X1: protein MAKRIAEKELTDRNWDQEDEAEEVGTFSVASEEVLKNRAIKKAKRRNVGSESESGGAFKGFKGFILPSGKGGGGFSGFGNGAGIKSLDGLSNGSSSVSSTPSFSSLKTTSETQSAFGSTMSNGPTTTAFTEKKAASPKANGGSQPSSSGYTQSKVCSSSVYHKQLAALNCSVRDWIVKHVNTNPLCDLTPIFRDYEKYLANIEQQHGGSSDSGSENESNKTPGSQPASTFGNSKLQQGSTFLFNNNKSEDTSDKKPEAASEKKDPSLGATSTVSFNFGKSVDSSVLGSLGSGTLSSFSFSPGNSGLFGKDANQAKSVTAVSTNVLEAQTEGGNGDDKGGEEDEEEPPKVIVNEIKEDDAFYSKKCKLFYKKDNEFKEKGVGTLHLKPAGNEKTQLLVRADTNLGNILLNVLIPPKMPCTRTGKNNVLIVCVPNPPIDEKNPAVPVTMLIRVKTSEDADELHKILLEKKEA from the exons ATGGCAAAGAGAATTGCAGAGAAGGAACTGACTGACAGAAACTGGGATCAGGAGGATGAAGCTGAGGAG GTGGGAACGTTTTCAGTAGCTAGTGAAGAAGTCCTGAAGAACAGAGCTATTAAGAAAGCAAAGCGCCGAAATGTTGGATCAGAG tCGGAAAGTGGAGGAGCTTTTAAAGGGTTTAAAGGCTTTATATTGCCTTCTGGAAAAGGAGGAGGTGGCTTCAGTGGATTTGGTAATGGTGCAGGAATAAAGTCTTTAGATGGGCTGTCTAATGGAAGCAGTAGTGTCTCTAGCACTCCTTCGTTCAGCAGTTTAAAGACCACCTCTGAAACACAATCGGCGTTTG gATCCACAATGTCAAATGGCCCTACTACTACTGCATTTACCGAGAAAAAGGCTGCGAGCCCAAAAGCTAACGGTGGCAGTCAACCATCCTCATCTGGATACACTCAGAGCAAAGTTTGTAGCTCTAGTGTTTACCACAAACAGTTAGCAGCTTTAAACTGTTCTGTGCGTGACTGGATAGTTAAGCACGTCAACACAAACCCACTTTGTGACCTGACACCCATCTTTAGAGACTACGAGAAGTATTTAGCAAACATTGAACAGCAACACGGCGGCAGTAGCGACAGCGgctctgaaaatgaaagcaacaaGACACCTGGCTCTCAGCCTGCTTCTACATTTGGTAATTCAAAGCTACAGCAAGGATCAACATTTttgtttaacaacaacaaaagtgAGGATACATCGGACAAAAAACctgaagctgcatcagaaaaaaaagaccCGTCGTTAGGAGCTACGTCCACCGTCTCGTTTAATTTTGGCAAGAGTGTCGACAGTTCTGTTTTGGGTTCCCTTGGTTCAGGAACACTTAGTagtttctcattttctcctgGGAATTCAGGTTTGTTTGGAAAAGATGCAAACCAGGCTAAGTCTGTCACTGCAGTATCCACCAATGTCTTGGAAGCTCAGACAGAAGGCGGCAATGGTGATGATAAAG gaggagaagaagaCGAAGAAGAGCCACCAAAAGTCATTGTTAATGAAATAAAAGAGGATGATGCTTTCTACTCCAAGAA gtGCAAACTGTTCTACAAAAAGGATAATGAATTTAAAGAGAAAGGTGTAGGAACATTACACTTAAAGCcagcaggaaatgaaaaaacTCAACTCCTAGTCCGAGCTGATACCAATTTAG GAAACATCCTGTTGAATGTTCTCATTCCACCTAAGATGCCGTGTACAAGAACCGGAAAAAACAACGTTCTTATAGTTTGTGTTCCAAACCCCCCGATTGATGAGAAGAATCCAGCTGTTCCTGTCACTATGTTAATAAGGGTGAAAACAAGTGAGGATGCAGATGAGTTGCACAAAATCTTACTGGAGAAAAAGGAGGCTTAA
- the NUP50 gene encoding nuclear pore complex protein Nup50 isoform X2, with protein sequence MAKRIAEKELTDRNWDQEDEAEEVGTFSVASEEVLKNRAIKKAKRRNVGSESESGGAFKGFKGFILPSGKGGGGFSGFGNGAGIKSLDGLSNGSSSVSSTPSFSSLKTTSETQSAFGSTMSNGPTTTAFTEKKAASPKANGGSQPSSSGYTQSKVCSSSVYHKQLAALNCSVRDWIVKHVNTNPLCDLTPIFRDYEKYLANIEQQHGGSSDSGSENESNKTPGSQPASTFGNSKLQQGSTFLFNNNKSEDTSDKKPEAASEKKDPSLGATSTVSFNFGKSVDSSVLGSLGSGTLSSFSFSPGNSGLFGKDANQAKSVTAVSTNVLEAQTEGGNGDDKGGEEDEEEPPKVIVNEIKEDDAFYSKKCKLFYKKDNEFKEKGVGTLHLKPAGNEKTQLLVRADTNLADANFHDVDSHSLYLHPRKHPVECSHST encoded by the exons ATGGCAAAGAGAATTGCAGAGAAGGAACTGACTGACAGAAACTGGGATCAGGAGGATGAAGCTGAGGAG GTGGGAACGTTTTCAGTAGCTAGTGAAGAAGTCCTGAAGAACAGAGCTATTAAGAAAGCAAAGCGCCGAAATGTTGGATCAGAG tCGGAAAGTGGAGGAGCTTTTAAAGGGTTTAAAGGCTTTATATTGCCTTCTGGAAAAGGAGGAGGTGGCTTCAGTGGATTTGGTAATGGTGCAGGAATAAAGTCTTTAGATGGGCTGTCTAATGGAAGCAGTAGTGTCTCTAGCACTCCTTCGTTCAGCAGTTTAAAGACCACCTCTGAAACACAATCGGCGTTTG gATCCACAATGTCAAATGGCCCTACTACTACTGCATTTACCGAGAAAAAGGCTGCGAGCCCAAAAGCTAACGGTGGCAGTCAACCATCCTCATCTGGATACACTCAGAGCAAAGTTTGTAGCTCTAGTGTTTACCACAAACAGTTAGCAGCTTTAAACTGTTCTGTGCGTGACTGGATAGTTAAGCACGTCAACACAAACCCACTTTGTGACCTGACACCCATCTTTAGAGACTACGAGAAGTATTTAGCAAACATTGAACAGCAACACGGCGGCAGTAGCGACAGCGgctctgaaaatgaaagcaacaaGACACCTGGCTCTCAGCCTGCTTCTACATTTGGTAATTCAAAGCTACAGCAAGGATCAACATTTttgtttaacaacaacaaaagtgAGGATACATCGGACAAAAAACctgaagctgcatcagaaaaaaaagaccCGTCGTTAGGAGCTACGTCCACCGTCTCGTTTAATTTTGGCAAGAGTGTCGACAGTTCTGTTTTGGGTTCCCTTGGTTCAGGAACACTTAGTagtttctcattttctcctgGGAATTCAGGTTTGTTTGGAAAAGATGCAAACCAGGCTAAGTCTGTCACTGCAGTATCCACCAATGTCTTGGAAGCTCAGACAGAAGGCGGCAATGGTGATGATAAAG gaggagaagaagaCGAAGAAGAGCCACCAAAAGTCATTGTTAATGAAATAAAAGAGGATGATGCTTTCTACTCCAAGAA gtGCAAACTGTTCTACAAAAAGGATAATGAATTTAAAGAGAAAGGTGTAGGAACATTACACTTAAAGCcagcaggaaatgaaaaaacTCAACTCCTAGTCCGAGCTGATACCAATTTAG CTGATGCTAATTTTCATGATGTTGACTCACATTCCCTCTACCTTCATCCGAG GAAACATCCTGTTGAATGTTCTCATTCCACCTAA